One window from the genome of Prosthecobacter sp. SYSU 5D2 encodes:
- a CDS encoding UDP-N-acetylglucosamine diphosphorylase, which yields MHAPADFLDLNHTQHGILFPANEPVWAALTKIVSYLDFRLQREMRCIIPQGAYIGEDVFIDEGTTIEPGAVIKGPAWIGKNCMIRAGCYIRENVIVGNACVLGNSCEFKNCVIFDHCEVPHYNYVGDSILGYKAHLGAGVVLSNVRLDRGEVTVADAKKTYPTGMRKFGAVIGDHAEIGCNSVINPGTLIGRRSIVYPLSSFGGVLPADSILKTRQQQVVVKRSV from the coding sequence ATGCACGCTCCCGCTGATTTTCTGGACCTCAACCACACCCAACACGGCATCCTCTTTCCGGCCAATGAGCCCGTCTGGGCCGCGCTGACGAAGATTGTCTCCTACCTGGACTTCCGCCTGCAGCGGGAAATGCGCTGCATCATCCCCCAGGGCGCCTACATCGGCGAGGATGTCTTCATTGATGAAGGCACCACCATTGAGCCCGGTGCCGTGATCAAAGGCCCCGCCTGGATCGGCAAAAACTGCATGATCCGCGCCGGCTGTTACATCCGTGAAAACGTCATCGTGGGAAATGCCTGCGTGCTGGGAAATTCTTGCGAATTTAAAAACTGCGTCATTTTTGACCACTGCGAGGTGCCCCATTATAACTACGTGGGAGATTCCATCCTCGGCTACAAGGCCCACCTGGGCGCGGGCGTGGTGCTTTCCAATGTCCGCCTGGACCGGGGCGAGGTCACCGTGGCGGATGCCAAAAAGACCTATCCGACGGGCATGCGGAAATTTGGCGCTGTCATCGGCGACCACGCGGAGATCGGCTGCAACAGCGTCATCAATCCAGGCACCCTCATCGGCCGCCGCAGCATCGTTTATCCGCTCAGCAGCTTCGGCGGCGTGCTGCCTGCGGACAGCATCCTCAAAACCCGCCAGCAGCAGGTGGTGGTGAAGCGGTCCGTGTGA